The DNA sequence CCAGCCGAAGTACCTGCCTGGCTGTTGCAGCCGACCGGTGGCTACCGCGAGGTGATCGCGCGAATCCGGGAGAACCATCCTCCGCAATGACCACCCGCGTAATCGGAAGGCCCCTGACGTGAAGCGCCGGGGCCTTCCTCAGCGGCGTGCGTGGGCGCGGCTGCCCGATCTTCGTGCCCTGGCCTGTCCCGTACAGTCTCGACGTCTGTTTCACGGGGAGGACAACCATGGCGCGTCGCCGCCTAGCAACGATCACGTTCGCCACCATGCTGCTGGCCGCGGGCTGTACGCCCGCCCTGCCGCCCAGCCTCGACGGCGACCTGGGCAACAACTGGGCCGCGGTCGCGGCGCCCGAGCCGTACCAGCCGAAGGTCGGCACCTGCCTGCACGTCTCCGGCGATTACACCGCCGCCGCCAAGAACCGGCTCGACGACACGGTGGTCGCCTGCACCGAGCGGCACGAGGTCCAGATCGCCGGAGTCGGCGACCTCGGGCCCGACGGCGCGACCGACGCCGCGGAGACCAAGGCCTACCGCGACTGCGATGCGATGGCCACAGGCTTTCTCCATGAGGACTGGCGCAATGGCCGGTTGGAGATCCGGGTCGTGCACGGCCTGACCGCCCGCGACGGCGACGGTTCCCGCTGGTGGGAGTGCGTCCTGCTGGCGCAGGACGAGTTCTACATCGCGACCACGTCGACCGAGGACATGTCGGGAGGCATCCCCAGGTCGCTGCGGCGCGGCTGCCAGACGACCAAGCAGACGGGCGACCAGATCTTCGGTGTGGTCGCGGTCGACTGCGCCAAACCCCACAACGCCGAGTACGCCGGGGCGATGGTGTTCCCGGCCGGCACCCAGTTTCCGTCGAACGACCGCACCTGGAACGTCATCCACGAAGGCTGCCGCGCGGTGGTCGCCAAGTTCGTCGGGGTGTCGCAGAACCAGGTGCGGAACCTCTACAGCTCGCCGATGCGCGACAAGAAGGCCTGGCCGGAGCTTCGCGACGTGCGCTGCTACGTCTACGTGTACCCGAAGACCATGACGAAGTCGGCCAAGGGCACCCACGGCAAGGGCGTGCCCTGGTAGCAGGTCACCGAGCCGGAGCGCTACGGGGCCAGGACGTGGACAGGTCCGTGTCGGGCTGGCACCGCACGGCGTGGATCGTGAGGATGTGGGCATGAGTTCAACGCAGGCCGGGTTCGGCCCCGATTCCTCTCCGGATCACCGCTACCTGCTCGACAACGCCCGGGTGCAGGCGGGCGAGCGGTTCACCTGGCTGGCCGAGCTGTTCGACGGTGTCACGCGCGGGCACGTCGACCGGCTCGGCGTGACGGCAGGCTCGCGCTGCTGGGAGGTCGGCGCCGGTGGCCCCAGCGTTCCCACGGCGCTCGCCGGGGCGGTGGGACCGACCGGCTATGTGCTGGCCACGGACATCAATCCGTCCTGGCTGGACCCGCACGGCGGCTACGAGGTGCTCCGGCACGACGTCGTGGCGGACCCGCCGCCGCAGCCGGGCACGTTCGACCTGGTGCACGCCCGGCTCGTGCTCGTTCACCTGCCCGACCGTGCCAGGGCGCTGGCGACGATGGTGGCGGCGCTGCGGCCCGGCGGCTGGCTGCTGATCGAGGACGCCGACACCGAGTTGCAGCCGCTGGCCTGCCTCGACGAGGTCGGCCCGGCGCAGCAGCGCGCCAACCGGATGCGGCGCGCCGTCCGCGAGTTGATGACCCGCCGCGGCGCCGACCTGCGCTTCGGCCGTACGCTGCCCCGGGTGTTGCGGGCGGCGGGCCTGGTCGACGTCGCGGCAGCCGGCTGCTTCCCGTTCGGCGGGGTGGCCTGCGACCGGCTGGAGGCGGCGACGGTGCGCATGGTCCGCGCCGAGTTGCTCGCCGCAGGGCTGGCCGACGACGCCGAGATCGACGCGCACCTGGCCGCCGTCGACGCGGGCGAACTCGACCTCACCCTCGCACCGCTGATCTCGGCGTGGGGACGCCGTCCGGGCTGACCAGCCGGTCTGAGGTTGCGCTGGCCCCCGGGTCCGCGGGCTCGAATTTCTGCGGTATCGGGTAACCGCCACGGGTTGATGACAGCGCGGTCCCGCCCGGCTACGTTCTGCGGATGCGCTGGCGGCGAATAGGCGATGTCATCGTGGTGTCGTGGCTGCTGGTGGCCGCATTGTTCCTCGCCGCGAACTGGCCGGACGACGGCGGCCACTGGCAGCGGCTCGACGCCTTCGGCATCGTGCTGATCGTCGCGTACGTCGCGCCGCTGTACGTGCGCGCCTCCGCCCCGGTCGCCGCGCTGGCGACCAGCCTCGCCGCCTCCACCGTCTACCTGGCCATCGGCTACTACCACTCCGTCGTCACGTTCACGCTGGCCCTGGCCGTGTTCACCGTCGCCGAGCTGCGCCCGCGCCGCCTGTCCGTGCCGGGAGCGCTGCTGGCCATGGCGCTGCTCGTCTACGCGCAGCATCTGGTCGCGAATGAGAAACGGCTGGTCGGTGCCCTGGTCGCGGTGTTCATGGTGCTGGTGGGGTGGGTGTTCGGCGACAACGCCAACCGGCTGTCCGAACGTAGTCGCCAGCTCGCCGACCTGACCGCCCGGCTGCGGCGCGAGCAGCAGGAGCGGGCGCACCAGGCGGTGTCGCACGAGCAGGGGCGCATCGCCCGCGAGCTGCACGACGTCGTCGCCCACCACATGTCGGTGATCTCGGTGCAGGCCGGGCTCGGCCGGTATGTCCTGGAGACCGACCCGGGCACCGCCCGCCGGTCGCTGGAGGTCATCGCGGAGACGGCGCACGAGGCGCTGAGCGAGATGCGCCGGATGCTGGCCGTGCTGCGGGTGTCCACGCAGGACACCCCGTTCGACGCCGCGCCGGGCCTGGACCGGCTGCCGCAGATGCTGGAACGGGTGCGCGCGGCGGGCGCGGCGGTGGAGCTGGTCGTCGAGGGCGAGCAGCTGCCGCTGCCGCCGGGCCTGGGCCTGTGCGTGTACCGGGTGATCCAGGAGTCGCTGACCAACGTGCTCAAGCACGCCGACCCGCCGGAGGCGACGGTGACCGTACGGTGGGCGCCGTCGCGGCTGACGGTGCTGGTCGCCGACGACGGGCGGCGGCCGCCTGCGCCGTCCGAACCGGATACGGTTCAGCACGGCCTGATCGGTATGCGCGAGCGGGCCCGGATCTACGGCGGCACGCTGTCGGCCGGTCCGCGCCCCGAGGGGGGTTTCCTGGTGTCGCTTTCTCTGCCGTTGCGGGAGCGTGATGATGATTGACGTGCTGGTCGTCGACGACCAGGTGCTGATCCGGGCAGGCCTGGTCGCCATGATCAAGGCGACGCCGGGGCTGTCTGCCGTCGGCGAGGCCGCCAGCGGCGAGGAGGCCGTGGCCCTGGCCGCGAGCCTGCGGCCCGACGTGATCCTGATGGACATCCGCATGCCGGGTATGAGCGGCATAGCCGCGACCGAGCAGATCCTGGGCGACGCCGAGGGCGAGCCGCCGAAGGTGCTCATCCTGACCACCTTCGACCTCGACGAGTACGTGTACGCCGCGCTGCGTGCCGGGGCCAGCGGGTTCCTGCTCAAGGACACCAGTCCGGAGCGGCTGTTCGCGGCGATCACGGCGATCGCGGGCGGAGACATGCTGTTCACCCCTTCGGTGGTGCGGCGGCTGATCGAGGCGCACGTCGTCTCGTCGGCGGCGGGCACGGTCGCGCCGGATCTGGCCGTGCTCACCAGCCGGGAGCTGGACGTGCTGCGGCTGGTGGCGCGCGGGCTGTCCAACGCCGAGATCGCGGGCGAGCTGTTCCTCAGCGAGGCCACGGTCAAGACGCACCTGAACCGGCTCATGTCGAAGCTGTCGCTGTCCAGCCGCGCGCAGGCGGTGGTGGTGGCGTACGAGACGGGCCTGGTGACGCCAGGTGGCCCCCGGTCGTGACCCGTCGCCTACCGCGCTGGTTGTAGTCCGCCTACCGCGCTGGTTGTAGGCGGACACCCTTCCTGAGAACAATGCGCGGACGGTTGCGGCCTGACAGGATGGAGCCCTGCCGTCACCAGTGGTGGCGGCGATCGGGGGCGTGCGGGCACCCGGTCAGCCCGAACCGCAGCCCCGCTGCGGGCGGCGGCACGGACCGACCGGTGCCCGCACGAACACCCATCAGCTCGCCCTCGCCGCCGCGCAGCAGCAGTCCGTCGGTCATCGGCAGTCCCTTCCTCGTCATACGGGCCGCAGGACGCTTTGTCGCGGCCCGCGCCGCCGCCCGGTCGCGGCGCGGGCCGATAGGACGCGGGCCGGGGTGGACAGCCGACGGCCACCCAGACCCGCCGTCCACGGCCGGCGATCCAGAGCCTCCGGCGGCGGACGGCGGGCTGCCCCATGGGTACGGCCGACGTACGCGACCACCCCGGACGGCGCGGCGAGCGGTGCCGCTCCGGACTGCGCGGGAGCATGCGCGGACCAACCCGCGCACGCCCCCGCTTTCCCCTCGTCCAGCCCACCCTAGAACCGCCCCGGCGCAGCTCACATCTACCGGCGGATTGACCCCCACCTACACCCCAGGTTGCATCCGTCCCCAATGGATGGAGGTGGCTGAAGTTTCGGGGAAACTGCACGAATTCGGGGCAAGATTCCAGCACTTTCCCCGAAACTGCACCTCACCGCCCAGGCGGCGGACGGGTCAGGGCTCGGGGTCGGTGAGGATGCGGCGGAGCAGGGACTTCAGGGTGGCGCGCTCGGCGGAGTCGAGGCCGGTCAGGATCTCCTCGGCGGCCACCTGGGCCACCGCGATGCCGTCGGCCAGCACCTGGCGCCCGGCCGGGGTCAGCTCGACGGCGTACGCGCGGCGGTCGCCCTCGGCGGGGCGGCGGCGGGCGTAGCCGAGGCGCTCCAGCTCGTCGACGATGCGCACCATGGCCGACTTGTCGCTGCCCAGCTCGTCGATGAGGCGGCGCTGGCTGATCGGCCCGAGCCGGTCGACGGTGAGCAGCACGCCGAAGTGCGGCGGCTCGACGCCCAGCGGCTGGAGCGCCTGCCCGAACACGCGCGAGGCCCGCCGATGCGCCCGGCGCAGCAGCATCCCGACGATGTAGTCGGCGGGATCCCCGATGGGCGTGGTCACGGAGGCCTACTATAGTCGGCGCCGAACAGTTTCAAACGAGATTATCTCTTAAGGGATTAACC is a window from the Catellatospora sp. TT07R-123 genome containing:
- a CDS encoding septum formation family protein, whose amino-acid sequence is MARRRLATITFATMLLAAGCTPALPPSLDGDLGNNWAAVAAPEPYQPKVGTCLHVSGDYTAAAKNRLDDTVVACTERHEVQIAGVGDLGPDGATDAAETKAYRDCDAMATGFLHEDWRNGRLEIRVVHGLTARDGDGSRWWECVLLAQDEFYIATTSTEDMSGGIPRSLRRGCQTTKQTGDQIFGVVAVDCAKPHNAEYAGAMVFPAGTQFPSNDRTWNVIHEGCRAVVAKFVGVSQNQVRNLYSSPMRDKKAWPELRDVRCYVYVYPKTMTKSAKGTHGKGVPW
- a CDS encoding methyltransferase domain-containing protein: MSSTQAGFGPDSSPDHRYLLDNARVQAGERFTWLAELFDGVTRGHVDRLGVTAGSRCWEVGAGGPSVPTALAGAVGPTGYVLATDINPSWLDPHGGYEVLRHDVVADPPPQPGTFDLVHARLVLVHLPDRARALATMVAALRPGGWLLIEDADTELQPLACLDEVGPAQQRANRMRRAVRELMTRRGADLRFGRTLPRVLRAAGLVDVAAAGCFPFGGVACDRLEAATVRMVRAELLAAGLADDAEIDAHLAAVDAGELDLTLAPLISAWGRRPG
- a CDS encoding sensor histidine kinase, translated to MRWRRIGDVIVVSWLLVAALFLAANWPDDGGHWQRLDAFGIVLIVAYVAPLYVRASAPVAALATSLAASTVYLAIGYYHSVVTFTLALAVFTVAELRPRRLSVPGALLAMALLVYAQHLVANEKRLVGALVAVFMVLVGWVFGDNANRLSERSRQLADLTARLRREQQERAHQAVSHEQGRIARELHDVVAHHMSVISVQAGLGRYVLETDPGTARRSLEVIAETAHEALSEMRRMLAVLRVSTQDTPFDAAPGLDRLPQMLERVRAAGAAVELVVEGEQLPLPPGLGLCVYRVIQESLTNVLKHADPPEATVTVRWAPSRLTVLVADDGRRPPAPSEPDTVQHGLIGMRERARIYGGTLSAGPRPEGGFLVSLSLPLRERDDD
- a CDS encoding response regulator transcription factor is translated as MIDVLVVDDQVLIRAGLVAMIKATPGLSAVGEAASGEEAVALAASLRPDVILMDIRMPGMSGIAATEQILGDAEGEPPKVLILTTFDLDEYVYAALRAGASGFLLKDTSPERLFAAITAIAGGDMLFTPSVVRRLIEAHVVSSAAGTVAPDLAVLTSRELDVLRLVARGLSNAEIAGELFLSEATVKTHLNRLMSKLSLSSRAQAVVVAYETGLVTPGGPRS
- a CDS encoding MarR family winged helix-turn-helix transcriptional regulator, whose protein sequence is MTTPIGDPADYIVGMLLRRAHRRASRVFGQALQPLGVEPPHFGVLLTVDRLGPISQRRLIDELGSDKSAMVRIVDELERLGYARRRPAEGDRRAYAVELTPAGRQVLADGIAVAQVAAEEILTGLDSAERATLKSLLRRILTDPEP